One Ignavibacterium sp. DNA segment encodes these proteins:
- a CDS encoding glycosyltransferase family A protein, with amino-acid sequence MNALSDQNITFPLVSIIMAVYNREDYIPRAVDSVLNQSYKNWELIAVDDGSEDKSAKLLENYKTNNSQIKVIYQQHQFLPAARNNGIKNSKGEYITFLDSDDEYHVDHILKRVNYLIENPQIDLLRGGVKVIGNEFVPDKNDTTKLIHLSQCTIGATFFGKRKVFIELNGFKDIRYSEDSEFLERVNKIFKVEKVSFPTYIYHRETPDSITNTIKKK; translated from the coding sequence ATGAACGCTTTATCGGATCAAAACATAACTTTCCCTCTGGTTTCGATTATTATGGCGGTTTATAACAGAGAAGATTATATCCCAAGAGCTGTTGATTCTGTGCTGAATCAAAGTTATAAAAACTGGGAATTGATAGCAGTTGACGATGGAAGCGAAGATAAATCAGCCAAACTGTTAGAAAATTATAAAACCAACAATTCACAAATAAAAGTTATATATCAGCAGCATCAATTTCTTCCGGCAGCACGAAACAACGGTATCAAAAATTCTAAAGGAGAGTATATTACTTTTCTGGACAGTGATGACGAATACCATGTTGATCATATTTTGAAAAGAGTAAATTATTTAATTGAAAATCCTCAGATTGATTTATTACGAGGCGGTGTTAAAGTAATTGGGAATGAATTTGTCCCAGATAAAAATGACACAACAAAACTTATCCATCTTTCTCAATGCACAATCGGCGCAACCTTTTTTGGTAAAAGAAAAGTTTTTATTGAACTAAACGGATTCAAAGATATACGCTATAGTGAGGATTCAGAATTTCTTGAAAGAGTTAATAAAATATTTAAAGTTGAAAAAGTTAGTTTTCCGACATATATATATCACAGGGAAACACCCG
- a CDS encoding DUF192 domain-containing protein — translation MAKKQSKRQIQKSSDIKLKLPIQKIIIAVIVLAVIGYFIINNFVNKEPKMEYYTFTKEGELIFTDSLGTLKAKIDLEIADNDYERQLGLMNRKEMSENQGMLFIFPKEAYQSFWMRNTFISLDMIFVNEQKKIVTIHRDTKILTEQSYPASELSKYVVEVVAGFCAKHNIQIGDKINWMGTRLSNNNK, via the coding sequence ATGGCTAAAAAGCAAAGCAAGCGTCAGATACAAAAATCATCCGATATAAAATTAAAATTACCAATACAAAAAATTATTATCGCGGTTATTGTTCTTGCAGTTATAGGTTATTTTATAATTAATAACTTTGTTAACAAAGAGCCCAAAATGGAATATTATACTTTTACAAAGGAAGGTGAACTTATATTTACTGATTCTCTCGGTACATTAAAGGCAAAAATAGATTTGGAGATAGCCGATAATGATTATGAGAGACAACTTGGTTTAATGAACAGAAAAGAGATGTCTGAAAATCAGGGAATGCTTTTTATTTTTCCTAAAGAAGCTTATCAATCTTTCTGGATGCGGAATACTTTTATATCGCTTGATATGATATTTGTTAATGAACAGAAAAAGATTGTAACAATTCACAGAGACACAAAAATTCTTACAGAGCAAAGCTATCCGGCATCCGAGCTTTCAAAGTATGTTGTTGAAGTAGTAGCGGGTTTTTGTGCTAAACACAATATACAAATTGGTGATAAGATCAATTGGATGGGCACGCGTCTATCAAACAATAATAAATAA
- a CDS encoding D-sedoheptulose 7-phosphate isomerase produces the protein MEPQKFIIDSLNESSETKLKIRDQLIEKILQAVDILVLSYKDGNKLLLCGNGGSAADCQHIATEFMIRLNHTIKRPALPAIALTTDSSNLTAGGNDIGFENVFARNVEGLGSLGDVLLAISTSGNSKNIIKAVEKAHSKGMKVIGFLGGNGGELKSLVDLPIIIPSSNVQRIQEGHITVAHIICELVEDRLYGS, from the coding sequence ATGGAACCACAGAAATTTATTATTGATTCTCTCAACGAAAGTTCAGAGACAAAATTAAAGATAAGAGATCAGCTGATTGAAAAAATCTTACAAGCTGTTGATATACTTGTCTTATCATATAAAGACGGCAACAAACTTTTATTGTGCGGTAACGGAGGAAGTGCTGCAGATTGTCAGCATATTGCAACCGAATTTATGATAAGGTTAAATCACACCATTAAACGTCCGGCTTTACCAGCGATTGCGCTAACAACTGATTCATCAAACCTTACTGCAGGCGGAAATGATATCGGTTTCGAGAATGTGTTTGCCAGAAATGTTGAAGGGCTTGGTTCACTCGGCGATGTTTTACTTGCGATATCTACAAGCGGAAATTCCAAAAACATTATTAAAGCAGTTGAAAAGGCTCATTCTAAGGGGATGAAAGTAATAGGGTTTTTAGGCGGTAACGGTGGAGAATTAAAATCACTTGTTGATTTACCGATAATTATTCCATCATCAAATGTTCAAAGAATACAAGAAGGACACATCACTGTTGCGCATATTATCTGCGAGCTTGTAGAAGATAGGCTTTATGGCAGCTAA